The Saccharomonospora cyanea NA-134 genome includes a region encoding these proteins:
- a CDS encoding M28 family peptidase yields the protein MARLSARRRLGRALGSAAVVTALVAGLTAATTAVAAPHRSDDPRSWERALREEVDAASAARMSEAMSVHPGLVGTEGAARRAEYSVDMLTSWGLDAKLESYDVYASVPRDVSVTMTGPERRALEVKEPPFPWHENFDDVVVGYNAYSPAGDVTAEVVYVNYGLPEDYAKLEELGVDVEGKIVLARYGNSFRGVKSKVAEEHGAAGVILYSDPADDGFTRGPVYPDGPWRNADGIQRGSVQYIFTYPGDPLTPGEPSIPGTPRLDPSEAENLPGVPTTPISYGQARHLLAALEGPRAPAGWQGGLDLDYRIGPGPTTVDLDLDIDYERIPVNDVVVEIPGSVHPEQKVVLGAHYDSWTYGTKDDVSGWTTLMETARAMSTLLDRGWRPERTIVLAGWDGEEYGLLGATEWAEQHRADLIENAVVYLNMDGAGGGRNFSAGSVPALDEVLVDIAKTVEDPHHGTVYANWQQSSGKQRPVPDRLGSGSDYTAFLDHLGIASADFGTSTPSGEYHSAYDDLHMMRNFLDPGYTYHAVAAAYAGTFALRMADSDVLPMTYSDYAAEVVRHLRALDEAQADAAVVDLRPAYDAARDWRAATRQLENAAVRAEGHGLDAVNDALIAQERALIQEEGLPGREWFKHMVYAPGLYTGYAVQPLSAIDDAIAAGDAATAAKYRDLLVESMEQAADVARHAAMR from the coding sequence ATGGCACGTCTTTCAGCACGCCGACGGCTCGGCAGAGCACTCGGTTCGGCAGCGGTGGTCACCGCGCTCGTCGCCGGGCTCACCGCCGCCACCACGGCGGTCGCGGCACCGCACCGGTCGGATGACCCCCGCTCGTGGGAGCGTGCACTCCGGGAGGAAGTGGACGCCGCCAGCGCCGCGCGGATGAGCGAGGCGATGTCCGTCCACCCCGGCCTCGTGGGCACCGAGGGTGCCGCGCGCAGGGCGGAGTACTCGGTGGACATGCTGACCTCGTGGGGGCTGGACGCGAAGCTGGAGAGCTACGACGTCTACGCCTCCGTGCCGAGGGACGTCTCCGTGACGATGACCGGTCCCGAGCGGCGGGCGTTGGAGGTCAAGGAGCCGCCTTTCCCGTGGCACGAGAACTTCGACGACGTCGTCGTCGGCTACAACGCCTACTCCCCCGCCGGTGACGTCACCGCCGAGGTGGTCTACGTCAACTACGGGCTGCCCGAGGACTACGCGAAGCTCGAAGAGCTGGGCGTCGACGTCGAGGGCAAGATCGTGCTGGCACGGTACGGGAACAGTTTCCGTGGAGTGAAGTCGAAGGTCGCGGAGGAACACGGCGCGGCGGGCGTGATCCTGTACTCCGACCCCGCCGACGACGGCTTCACGCGAGGCCCGGTCTACCCGGACGGTCCGTGGCGCAACGCCGACGGCATCCAGCGTGGCAGCGTGCAGTACATCTTCACCTACCCCGGCGACCCGCTCACCCCGGGCGAGCCGTCGATCCCCGGCACGCCGCGACTCGACCCGTCCGAGGCGGAGAACCTGCCCGGGGTTCCGACCACCCCCATCTCCTACGGACAGGCCCGGCACCTGCTGGCCGCGCTGGAAGGTCCGCGGGCCCCGGCGGGCTGGCAGGGTGGTCTGGACCTCGACTACCGGATCGGCCCGGGCCCCACCACCGTCGATCTCGACCTGGACATCGACTACGAGCGGATCCCGGTCAACGACGTCGTCGTCGAGATCCCCGGCTCGGTGCACCCGGAGCAGAAGGTCGTGCTCGGCGCCCACTACGACTCCTGGACCTACGGCACCAAGGACGACGTGTCGGGGTGGACGACCCTGATGGAGACCGCCAGGGCGATGTCGACACTGCTCGACCGGGGATGGCGGCCCGAGCGCACCATCGTGCTGGCCGGCTGGGACGGCGAGGAGTACGGCCTGCTGGGCGCCACCGAGTGGGCGGAGCAGCACCGGGCCGACCTGATCGAGAACGCGGTGGTCTACCTCAACATGGACGGCGCGGGCGGCGGGAGGAACTTCTCCGCCGGCTCCGTGCCCGCGCTCGACGAGGTACTCGTCGACATCGCGAAGACGGTCGAGGATCCCCACCACGGCACGGTGTACGCCAACTGGCAGCAGTCCTCGGGCAAGCAACGGCCCGTGCCGGACAGGCTGGGCAGCGGCTCGGACTACACCGCGTTCCTCGACCACCTCGGCATCGCGTCGGCCGACTTCGGGACGTCGACGCCCTCGGGGGAGTACCACAGCGCCTACGACGACCTGCACATGATGCGCAACTTCCTCGACCCCGGCTACACCTATCACGCGGTCGCCGCCGCCTACGCCGGGACGTTCGCGTTGCGCATGGCCGACTCCGACGTCCTGCCGATGACCTACTCCGACTACGCGGCCGAGGTGGTACGGCACCTGCGGGCGCTGGACGAGGCACAGGCCGACGCTGCCGTGGTCGACCTCCGTCCCGCCTACGACGCGGCCCGCGACTGGCGGGCGGCCACACGGCAACTGGAGAACGCGGCGGTCCGTGCCGAGGGCCACGGCCTCGACGCCGTCAACGACGCGCTGATCGCCCAGGAACGTGCCCTGATCCAGGAAGAGGGGCTGCCCGGCCGCGAGTGGTTCAAGCACATGGTCTACGCCCCCGGCCTCTACACCGGCTACGCGGTGCAGCCACTGTCCGCGATCGACGACGCCATCGCCGCGGGAGACGCCGCCACGGCGGCGAAGTACCGGGACCTGCTCGTCGAGTCGATGGAGCAGGCCGCCGACGTCGCCCGCCACGCCGCGATGCGGTGA
- a CDS encoding MFS transporter, producing the protein MTQTVEKPLPSSAPTLLRTAGLPYFLIAFVARLPFAMMVVGVLTLVVSARGSISLGGLNSAAVGAGTACFGALLGAAADRFGQRRVLLVLAAANAAMLLAFAVVAYSDAPDGAVLVAAFGIGATAPQVAPLSRSRLVTLITERMDPARRARTLSSTMAYESAADETVFVIGPFVVGLLASAVAPWAPLVGAAALTVLFVGAFALHPSGRLVAAARGADGRAPSPVRELFRVRLLVVVVGIFGVGTFFGTMLTSLTSFMADRGLSEQAGLMYGVMGIGSAAFALGVALLPARFSMRARWATFSAILFTGSLLLLLVEDVPGMIGALALIGVGIGPTLVTQYSFGATRSPAGRTATVMTMLGSGVIVGQSLGAAVTGEVAERAGTHPALLLPVLAAAIVAAAGAVNWFLTGAGSESR; encoded by the coding sequence GTGACCCAGACGGTCGAGAAGCCCCTGCCCTCGTCGGCCCCGACCCTGCTCCGTACGGCGGGACTGCCCTACTTCCTCATCGCCTTCGTCGCGCGTCTGCCGTTCGCGATGATGGTCGTCGGTGTCCTCACCCTCGTCGTCTCCGCCCGAGGGTCGATCTCACTCGGCGGGCTCAACTCGGCCGCCGTCGGCGCGGGCACCGCCTGTTTCGGCGCGCTCCTGGGTGCGGCCGCCGACCGTTTCGGACAGCGGCGAGTGCTCCTCGTGCTCGCCGCCGCGAACGCCGCGATGCTGCTCGCCTTCGCGGTGGTCGCCTACAGCGACGCCCCGGACGGTGCCGTCCTGGTGGCCGCGTTCGGAATCGGTGCCACGGCGCCCCAGGTCGCGCCGCTGTCACGCTCACGCCTGGTCACGCTGATCACCGAGCGGATGGATCCCGCCCGCCGGGCGCGGACCCTCTCGTCGACCATGGCGTACGAGTCCGCAGCGGACGAGACCGTGTTCGTCATCGGGCCGTTCGTCGTCGGATTGCTCGCCTCCGCCGTCGCGCCGTGGGCGCCACTGGTCGGGGCCGCCGCGCTCACCGTGTTGTTCGTCGGCGCGTTCGCCCTGCACCCGAGTGGCCGTCTCGTCGCTGCCGCCCGTGGTGCGGACGGGAGGGCGCCGTCCCCGGTACGCGAACTGTTCCGTGTTCGCCTGCTCGTCGTCGTGGTCGGGATCTTCGGTGTCGGCACCTTCTTCGGCACGATGCTCACCTCGCTGACCTCGTTCATGGCTGACCGCGGCCTCTCCGAGCAGGCCGGACTCATGTACGGGGTGATGGGCATCGGTTCCGCGGCGTTCGCTCTCGGCGTCGCGCTCCTGCCCGCGCGGTTCTCGATGCGCGCCCGCTGGGCGACGTTCTCCGCGATCCTCTTCACGGGCAGCCTGCTGCTCCTGCTCGTGGAGGACGTTCCCGGGATGATCGGCGCCCTCGCGCTCATCGGCGTCGGTATCGGCCCGACCCTGGTCACCCAGTACAGCTTCGGCGCCACCCGCAGCCCCGCCGGGCGCACGGCGACCGTGATGACGATGCTGGGATCAGGGGTCATCGTCGGTCAGTCGTTGGGTGCCGCCGTCACCGGTGAGGTCGCCGAGCGCGCCGGAACGCACCCGGCCCTCCTGCTCCCCGTCCTGGCGGCGGCGATCGTCGCCGCCGCGGGAGCGGTGAACTGGTTCCTCACCGGTGCCGGGAGCGAAAGCCGGTAG
- a CDS encoding NAD(P)/FAD-dependent oxidoreductase, whose amino-acid sequence MEPPRILVVGGGFAGVECVRRLERLLTPDEASITLVAARNYQLYLPLLPQVAAGMLTPQSVAVSLRRLLRRTRVAPGAALGVDLDAKVCVVRGLSGRIRVEPYEYLVLAPGSVTRTFDIPGLAEHARGMKTLAEAAYLRDHVIAQLDIAAAAPERDEQEARLQFVVVGGGYSGTETAAALHRLTSAAAGRYPGLDPHAIKWHLVDIAPKLMPELGDDLGEKATDLLRQRGIDVSLGVSVAEADAETVRLTDGRVLPCHTLIWTAGVRPSPLIDTLGAETVRGRLKVTENMDVPERPGVFAVGDAAAVPDISKGDGAVCPPTAQHAQRQGRAVARNVAATLRGQPMEPYQHRDMGLVVDLGGTDAVANPLGVPLTGLPAQAVTRGYHMVALHTSVARARVLTNWVLNATSGDDYVRMGFLANQPATLRELEHTDAYLSADQLRSYTRPSDVPG is encoded by the coding sequence ATGGAACCACCGCGCATCCTGGTGGTCGGCGGAGGGTTCGCCGGCGTGGAGTGCGTGCGCCGACTGGAACGGTTGCTCACCCCGGACGAAGCGTCGATCACGTTGGTGGCCGCGCGTAACTACCAGCTCTACCTGCCGCTGCTGCCTCAGGTGGCGGCAGGCATGCTCACACCGCAGTCGGTCGCGGTGTCGTTGCGCAGGCTGTTGCGGCGCACCCGGGTCGCGCCCGGCGCGGCGCTCGGGGTGGACCTCGACGCGAAGGTCTGCGTCGTCCGGGGACTGTCGGGGCGGATTCGCGTCGAGCCGTACGAGTATCTCGTACTCGCACCGGGCAGCGTCACACGCACTTTCGACATCCCCGGGTTGGCCGAGCACGCCCGGGGCATGAAGACCCTCGCCGAGGCGGCGTACCTGCGTGACCACGTGATCGCGCAGCTCGACATCGCCGCGGCCGCACCGGAGCGCGATGAGCAGGAGGCCCGCCTGCAGTTCGTCGTGGTGGGCGGCGGCTACTCGGGCACGGAGACGGCGGCCGCGCTGCACCGGCTCACGTCCGCGGCCGCAGGGCGGTACCCGGGGCTCGATCCGCACGCGATCAAGTGGCACCTCGTCGACATCGCCCCCAAGCTGATGCCCGAACTCGGTGACGACCTGGGTGAGAAAGCCACCGACCTGCTGCGACAACGCGGCATCGACGTCTCGCTCGGCGTGTCGGTGGCCGAGGCCGACGCGGAGACCGTGCGGTTGACCGATGGCCGAGTGCTGCCGTGCCACACCCTCATCTGGACCGCGGGGGTGCGGCCGAGCCCGCTGATCGACACGCTCGGCGCGGAGACCGTGCGCGGACGGCTCAAGGTCACCGAGAACATGGACGTCCCGGAACGTCCCGGTGTGTTCGCGGTCGGGGACGCCGCCGCGGTGCCCGACATCTCCAAGGGCGACGGTGCCGTCTGCCCACCCACCGCACAGCACGCGCAGCGGCAGGGACGGGCGGTCGCTCGTAACGTCGCCGCCACGCTCCGTGGCCAGCCCATGGAGCCGTACCAGCACCGGGACATGGGGCTGGTCGTGGATCTGGGGGGTACGGACGCGGTGGCGAATCCGCTCGGCGTGCCGCTGACGGGCCTGCCCGCGCAGGCCGTCACGCGCGGTTACCACATGGTCGCCCTGCACACGTCCGTCGCCAGGGCGCGAGTGCTGACGAACTGGGTGCTCAACGCCACGTCCGGGGACGACTACGTCCGCATGGGCTTCCTCGCCAACCAGCCCGCGACGCTGCGGGAACTGGAGCATACGGACGCCTACCTGAGCGCGGACCAACTCCGCAGCTACACCAGACCGTCCGACGTGCCCGGGTAA
- a CDS encoding GNAT family N-acetyltransferase, whose amino-acid sequence MALQVIDSPERQRYEAVREGTVLGFTAYEHMNQVLVLTHTEVDPALEGQGIGGALTRAVLDQARSRRLRVLALCPFVRVWLENHPDYHDLEYRLPASRVTD is encoded by the coding sequence ATGGCCCTGCAGGTGATCGACTCCCCAGAGCGGCAGCGCTACGAGGCGGTGCGCGAGGGAACGGTTCTCGGCTTCACCGCCTACGAACACATGAACCAGGTGCTCGTCCTCACCCACACGGAGGTCGACCCTGCGCTGGAAGGGCAGGGAATCGGAGGCGCGCTGACCCGGGCCGTGCTGGATCAGGCGCGTAGCCGGCGACTGCGGGTTCTCGCGCTCTGCCCGTTCGTCCGCGTGTGGCTGGAGAACCACCCGGACTACCACGACCTGGAATACCGGCTCCCGGCGAGCAGGGTCACGGACTGA
- the nhaA gene encoding Na+/H+ antiporter NhaA: MARGFAGRQTRVKRRALPGQVPTPARRFLRTEAGSASLLLAATVVALLWANSPWSDTYEAVWGAELSLSLAGWDLSMDLKHWVVDGLMALFFFAVGLEVRREFSVGELTDRRRAAIAVVAALGGMVVPAVLYLLLMPRGEAGHGWGVVIGTDTAFLLGALAVVGPAFATQLRVFLLTLTVIDDIMAVSVIGIFYSESIDLLALLVALLFGGVLWALGRVGVWRATPYVVVVVGLWLATVESGLHAAIAGMLGGLLVGAHNPVREEVERAALRFRAFRQSPRVDVGRTARSGLERAISVNERLQAAVHPWASYVVVPLFALANAGVDLRHGMLTEALRSRVTWAVVVALVVGKLVGISVCTVIGVRFGVGRLPRGVGLGHVFGGAALSGIGFTVSLLIAWLAFDDPALRDQATVGVLLAAVLATAVGWVAFRVAARFGGRTDADLPRRLDPPVDAARDNIRGAPDAPLTLVEYGDFECPFCSRATGVTRELRARFGPNLRYVFRHLPLADVHPHAEFAARAAVAAQRQGRFWEMHDILFDHQDELDFEDVVGYASELGLDVETFLRDLEADETAAVVRADLASAEASGARGTPTFFVGAVRHVGPHDTETLAAALEASRNRSGV; encoded by the coding sequence ATGGCCCGCGGATTCGCAGGCAGGCAGACCCGCGTGAAACGGCGGGCGCTGCCGGGACAGGTCCCCACTCCGGCGCGTCGGTTCCTCCGCACCGAGGCGGGCAGCGCGTCGTTGCTCCTCGCCGCGACGGTGGTGGCGTTGCTCTGGGCGAACTCGCCGTGGTCCGACACCTACGAAGCCGTGTGGGGCGCGGAGTTGTCCCTCTCACTGGCGGGCTGGGATCTGTCGATGGACCTGAAGCACTGGGTCGTCGACGGCCTGATGGCGCTGTTCTTCTTCGCGGTCGGGCTGGAGGTTCGTCGTGAGTTCTCCGTCGGGGAGCTCACCGACCGACGACGGGCCGCGATCGCGGTGGTCGCGGCACTCGGGGGGATGGTGGTCCCCGCGGTGCTCTACCTCCTCCTGATGCCCCGAGGGGAGGCCGGGCACGGCTGGGGGGTGGTCATCGGGACCGACACGGCGTTCCTGCTCGGCGCGCTCGCCGTGGTGGGACCGGCGTTCGCCACCCAGCTCCGCGTCTTCCTGCTCACGTTGACGGTGATCGACGACATCATGGCCGTCAGCGTGATCGGGATCTTCTATTCCGAGTCGATCGATCTACTCGCGCTGCTCGTCGCGCTGCTGTTCGGTGGAGTGCTCTGGGCGCTCGGCCGGGTCGGCGTGTGGCGCGCGACCCCGTATGTCGTCGTCGTGGTCGGGCTGTGGCTCGCCACGGTGGAGTCCGGGCTTCACGCCGCGATCGCCGGAATGCTGGGTGGGCTGCTGGTGGGCGCCCACAACCCCGTTCGGGAGGAGGTCGAGCGGGCGGCGCTTCGCTTCCGCGCGTTCCGGCAGTCGCCGCGCGTCGACGTCGGTCGCACGGCACGCTCGGGGCTGGAGCGGGCGATCTCGGTGAACGAGCGGCTCCAAGCGGCCGTGCACCCCTGGGCGAGTTACGTCGTGGTGCCCCTGTTCGCTCTCGCCAACGCAGGGGTCGACCTTCGTCACGGCATGTTGACCGAGGCACTCCGCTCACGTGTGACGTGGGCGGTGGTGGTCGCGTTGGTGGTCGGCAAGCTGGTGGGGATCAGCGTGTGCACGGTGATCGGTGTTCGGTTCGGCGTTGGCCGTCTGCCCCGGGGTGTCGGGCTCGGACACGTCTTCGGTGGCGCGGCGCTGTCGGGCATCGGGTTCACGGTGTCGCTGCTCATCGCCTGGCTCGCGTTCGACGATCCGGCCTTGCGTGACCAGGCAACCGTCGGTGTGCTGCTCGCGGCGGTGCTTGCGACGGCCGTGGGCTGGGTGGCGTTCCGGGTAGCCGCGCGGTTCGGGGGACGGACCGACGCGGACCTGCCTCGCCGTCTCGACCCACCGGTCGATGCGGCGAGGGACAACATCCGGGGCGCACCCGACGCTCCGCTCACGCTCGTCGAGTACGGCGACTTCGAATGCCCTTTCTGTTCCCGCGCCACCGGAGTGACCCGCGAGTTGCGGGCGAGATTCGGCCCGAACCTGCGGTACGTGTTCCGGCACCTGCCGCTGGCGGACGTGCACCCCCATGCCGAGTTCGCGGCGCGTGCCGCGGTGGCCGCGCAGCGGCAGGGCAGGTTCTGGGAGATGCACGACATCCTCTTCGACCACCAGGACGAGCTCGATTTCGAGGACGTCGTCGGTTACGCCTCGGAGCTGGGGCTGGACGTCGAGACGTTCCTGCGGGATCTGGAGGCCGACGAGACGGCCGCCGTGGTGCGAGCGGACCTGGCGAGCGCGGAAGCCAGCGGGGCGAGGGGCACGCCGACCTTCTTCGTCGGTGCGGTGCGGCACGTGGGTCCACACGACACGGAGACGTTGGCCGCGGCGCTCGAAGCGTCCCGCAACCGCTCGGGTGTCTGA
- a CDS encoding DUF5996 family protein translates to MAHTSGGGPAADPGRPDLWLQVIGKIRIARTPLTNHWWNTPLYLAGRGLTTSRSRRSAPPCPGGVPNCGPHVMHEAYSQEVSS, encoded by the coding sequence GTGGCCCACACTTCCGGTGGCGGACCGGCAGCCGACCCGGGACGCCCTGACCTCTGGCTGCAGGTCATCGGCAAGATCCGCATCGCCCGCACGCCGCTGACCAACCACTGGTGGAACACGCCGCTCTACCTCGCCGGGCGTGGACTGACGACCTCTCGCTCCCGCAGGTCCGCCCCACCGTGTCCCGGTGGGGTGCCGAACTGCGGTCCCCACGTGATGCACGAGGCCTACTCGCAGGAGGTGAGCAGCTAG
- a CDS encoding nuclear transport factor 2 family protein, translated as MERDFEAVIARELRLLDPTVRADDDAVRELLHDDFREFGSTGRVWDRRSIVEATRADTAERITAEDLRPVRLGPDAILLTYTARRGAAASLRTSVWTRSAGTWLLLHHAGTAVRTDA; from the coding sequence ATGGAACGAGACTTCGAGGCCGTCATCGCCCGCGAACTGCGACTGCTCGATCCGACGGTCAGGGCGGATGACGACGCGGTGCGGGAACTACTGCACGACGACTTCCGCGAGTTCGGCTCCACGGGCAGGGTGTGGGACCGCCGGTCGATCGTGGAAGCGACGAGAGCGGACACGGCAGAGCGCATAACCGCCGAGGACCTCCGCCCGGTGCGGTTGGGACCGGACGCGATCCTGCTCACCTACACGGCCCGCCGCGGCGCGGCCGCCTCGCTGCGGACGTCGGTCTGGACCCGTTCCGCGGGGACGTGGCTGCTGCTGCACCACGCTGGAACAGCCGTGCGGACGGACGCGTAG
- a CDS encoding GntR family transcriptional regulator, with amino-acid sequence MATPTYLRIRAELEQRIRSGELPPGSRLPTEAELQRRHSISRSTAQRVLNELAQAGLVERHRRRGTFVAQTARRENLLRLVNPTLSGPEIPGRHAVETAAVVPAREADVALPGVDDDTPVNQLRRLKFDTDDNPIAIELSAVPFALAPALLDEELAHLTVHDYFARHGIPAATSRVYIDPVLLGDTEARQLACEPGRPVIRLRRLTWLVDGRLAEAMWHLFRPDLVEFFIEQSVLPVTDPA; translated from the coding sequence ATGGCGACACCGACGTACCTGCGCATTCGAGCGGAGCTCGAACAGCGGATCCGTTCGGGGGAGTTGCCACCCGGCAGCCGGCTGCCCACCGAGGCCGAGCTGCAACGGCGCCACTCGATCAGCCGCTCCACGGCACAGCGGGTCCTCAACGAACTCGCCCAGGCCGGGCTGGTCGAACGCCATCGGCGACGGGGAACCTTCGTCGCCCAGACCGCTCGCCGGGAGAACCTGCTGCGACTGGTCAACCCGACGCTGTCCGGACCGGAAATCCCGGGACGGCACGCAGTGGAGACGGCGGCGGTGGTTCCCGCCCGTGAGGCGGACGTCGCCCTGCCGGGTGTCGACGACGACACACCCGTGAACCAGCTGCGCCGTCTGAAGTTCGACACCGACGACAACCCCATCGCCATCGAGCTGTCCGCGGTGCCCTTCGCGCTGGCGCCCGCACTGCTCGACGAGGAACTCGCACACCTCACCGTCCACGACTACTTCGCCCGCCACGGCATCCCGGCGGCGACGTCCCGGGTCTACATCGACCCCGTGCTGCTGGGCGACACCGAAGCCCGGCAGCTCGCCTGTGAACCCGGCCGCCCGGTGATCCGGCTGCGTCGGCTGACCTGGCTCGTCGACGGCCGCCTCGCCGAGGCGATGTGGCACTTGTTCCGGCCGGATTTGGTGGAGTTCTTCATCGAGCAGTCGGTGCTCCCCGTCACCGACCCCGCCTGA
- the solA gene encoding N-methyl-L-tryptophan oxidase, with amino-acid sequence MSPSPRVAVVGTGVIGAMTAWHLARRGAEVLALDTYSPGHDRGASAGESRIFRTVYKEGAEYVPLLQRSGQLWRELEAATGSALLTLCGGLTIGPADDPDVAAVRACAEECGLDHEVLDAAEVGVRFPQHRLDTDEIAVLDPAAGVLRPEPAVQAALRAAEAAGARLLPYHPVDDVTETAGGWRIRSAERVYDVDHVVFAPGPWARRLAPLRESPVEARLITACWFAARDVAAHRPNRLPIAIRRHREAGFSCFPALDGAAIKIVPHHLGWPVLDDPDHLPRTADVEFVRRASAAAERLLPGVVPHPVRIGTYVEGFTPDDHALLGPVPGCANATVLTGFSGHGFKLAPVFGELAAELVLTGTTSHDIDRLDPARFA; translated from the coding sequence ATGTCCCCATCTCCGCGCGTCGCCGTCGTCGGTACCGGCGTGATCGGCGCCATGACCGCCTGGCACCTCGCCCGCCGTGGCGCCGAGGTCCTCGCCCTCGACACCTACTCGCCCGGCCACGACCGGGGTGCCTCCGCGGGTGAGTCCCGCATCTTCCGCACCGTCTACAAGGAAGGCGCTGAGTACGTTCCGCTGCTGCAGCGCTCCGGGCAGTTGTGGCGGGAACTCGAAGCCGCCACCGGCAGCGCCCTGCTCACGCTGTGCGGTGGGCTCACGATCGGCCCGGCCGACGACCCGGACGTCGCGGCCGTGCGGGCGTGCGCCGAGGAGTGCGGTCTCGACCACGAGGTACTCGACGCCGCCGAGGTCGGTGTTCGGTTCCCGCAGCACCGGCTGGACACCGACGAGATCGCCGTGCTCGATCCGGCCGCCGGTGTGTTGCGGCCGGAGCCCGCGGTGCAGGCCGCGCTGCGGGCGGCCGAGGCCGCGGGCGCCCGGCTACTGCCGTACCACCCGGTCGACGACGTCACCGAGACCGCCGGGGGATGGCGGATCCGGAGCGCCGAGCGCGTCTACGACGTGGACCACGTGGTGTTCGCGCCTGGCCCCTGGGCCCGGCGGTTGGCCCCATTGCGGGAGTCGCCCGTGGAGGCCCGCCTGATCACCGCGTGCTGGTTCGCGGCGCGGGACGTGGCCGCGCACCGGCCGAATCGGCTGCCGATCGCGATCCGTCGACACCGGGAGGCCGGTTTCTCCTGCTTCCCCGCACTCGACGGAGCGGCGATCAAGATCGTTCCGCACCATCTCGGCTGGCCTGTGCTGGACGATCCGGACCACCTGCCGCGCACCGCCGACGTGGAGTTCGTCCGCAGGGCCTCGGCCGCCGCCGAACGTCTGCTGCCCGGCGTGGTACCACACCCGGTCCGGATCGGCACCTACGTCGAGGGCTTCACGCCCGACGACCACGCCCTGCTCGGTCCGGTCCCCGGCTGCGCCAACGCCACCGTCCTCACCGGATTCTCCGGGCACGGCTTCAAGCTCGCCCCCGTGTTCGGCGAACTCGCCGCCGAACTCGTGTTGACCGGGACGACCTCGCACGACATCGACAGGCTCGACCCGGCTCGCTTCGCCTGA